From a region of the Emcibacter sp. SYSU 3D8 genome:
- a CDS encoding MFS transporter yields MLTAILSVRSLLLAVFMLMAGSGFMATLISLQLEAAGTSPLFIGPVATAYFAGLTVGALKVTPLIQRVGHIRAFTAFVSLFSASTLTYAVHQDIMLWGALRFVDGFCMAGVFVCLESWLNDKSGPETRGGVLAVYMTVLYSGQAVGQFLLTLSSDKPSMPFLVAGILLSLAVLPIALTRRNAPVLDEAPAMSIRKLYESSPLGIIGAAATGMMLGAFYALGAVHVRRLGMDLSGAALFMSVVILGGVVLQWPIGWLSDVFDRRRVIVSTFAAAVLASGLISLTGAPGTALLVLGGLFGGLTFALYPLCVAHTNDRLSPADRVGASGGLVLAYSVGAVAGPMAGAAAMSAMGPPGLYVFIACCAIGALAFALWRQAANMPVPGELQQHYQILPRTTPMPASLDPFAPDGDDDPAPDRKET; encoded by the coding sequence ATGCTGACAGCGATCCTGTCTGTGCGCAGCCTGCTGCTCGCCGTCTTCATGCTGATGGCGGGAAGCGGCTTCATGGCGACGCTGATCAGCCTCCAGCTGGAAGCGGCGGGGACGTCACCGCTGTTCATCGGACCGGTCGCGACCGCATATTTCGCCGGGCTGACAGTCGGTGCGCTGAAGGTGACGCCGCTGATCCAGCGGGTCGGCCACATCCGTGCCTTCACCGCGTTCGTCTCGCTTTTTTCGGCAAGCACCCTGACCTATGCCGTGCATCAGGACATCATGCTCTGGGGCGCCCTCCGGTTCGTCGATGGTTTCTGCATGGCGGGCGTCTTTGTCTGCCTCGAGAGCTGGCTGAACGACAAATCCGGGCCCGAAACGCGTGGCGGCGTGCTGGCCGTCTATATGACGGTGCTTTATTCGGGCCAGGCGGTCGGCCAGTTCCTGCTGACGCTCAGCAGCGATAAGCCGTCCATGCCGTTCCTGGTTGCCGGGATCCTGCTGTCGCTGGCGGTGCTGCCCATTGCGCTGACCCGCAGGAATGCGCCGGTGCTCGATGAAGCGCCGGCCATGAGTATCCGCAAGCTTTATGAAAGCTCGCCGCTGGGCATCATCGGCGCGGCGGCGACCGGCATGATGCTGGGCGCCTTTTATGCGTTGGGTGCGGTGCATGTACGCAGGCTCGGCATGGACCTGTCCGGGGCGGCGCTGTTCATGAGCGTGGTCATCCTGGGCGGCGTCGTGCTCCAGTGGCCGATCGGCTGGCTATCCGACGTGTTCGATCGGCGTCGGGTGATCGTTTCTACCTTTGCCGCGGCCGTGCTGGCGAGCGGGCTGATCTCGCTCACCGGCGCGCCCGGAACGGCATTGCTGGTGCTGGGCGGGTTGTTCGGAGGCCTGACCTTCGCGCTTTACCCGCTTTGCGTCGCCCATACCAATGACCGTTTGTCGCCGGCAGACCGTGTCGGCGCAAGTGGCGGACTGGTGCTCGCTTATTCAGTCGGCGCCGTCGCCGGCCCGATGGCGGGCGCGGCCGCCATGTCGGCGATGGGGCCGCCCGGCCTCTATGTCTTTATCGCGTGCTGTGCCATCGGCGCGCTGGCTTTCGCCCTGTGGCGCCAGGCTGCCAACATGCCCGTGCCCGGCGAACTGCAGCAGCACTATCAGATACTGCCTCGAACAACGCCAATGCCGGCGTCGCTCGACCCGTTCGCTCCGGACGGGGACGACGATCCGGCACCGGACAGAAAGGAAACATGA
- a CDS encoding MFS transporter, whose protein sequence is MSQTAPTSGQNAGAATPPWILRRAIAASSIGNATEWFDYGIYAYGVSYISAALFPGSAGEATLFALATFAISFLARPFGGLFWGPLGDRFGRKTILAATILLMSAATFCIALIPSYATIGMWAPVLLVTLRLIQGFSTGGEYGGAATFMAEYAPDNQRGFCGSFLEVGTLGGFSLGALLMLGFSLLLGDAAMHDWGWRLPFLVAAPMGLVGLYLRSKMDDTPIFNEVVSAGVQEKRMTTELWHLISTYRKPLLALGGLVIALNVVNYTLLSYMPTYLARRLGLSAEAALVVPIVGMLFMMMFLPVAGRLSDRIGRKPMWWGSLAGLFILAIPLYHLMTLGLVGAVAGFALLGLLYVPQLATISATFPAMFPTHVRFAGFAIAYNISTSVFGGTAPAVNAWLITLTGDVLVPAYMMMAACAIGGVALLFVVETAGQSLRGTGIPGTASGGMKPSDPLPGGIPVQPGGGAGTP, encoded by the coding sequence ATGAGTCAGACCGCGCCCACATCGGGGCAGAATGCCGGCGCCGCGACCCCGCCCTGGATTCTCAGGCGGGCCATCGCGGCCTCGTCAATTGGCAACGCGACCGAGTGGTTCGACTACGGCATCTATGCCTATGGGGTGTCCTACATTTCCGCAGCCCTGTTTCCGGGCAGCGCGGGCGAGGCGACCCTGTTCGCGCTCGCGACCTTTGCCATCTCGTTTCTGGCCCGTCCATTCGGCGGATTGTTCTGGGGGCCGCTCGGTGACCGTTTCGGCCGGAAGACGATCCTGGCGGCGACCATATTGCTCATGTCAGCGGCCACCTTCTGCATCGCGCTGATTCCGTCCTATGCGACCATCGGCATGTGGGCCCCGGTCCTGCTGGTAACCCTGCGGCTGATCCAGGGGTTTTCCACGGGTGGCGAGTACGGCGGCGCGGCGACCTTCATGGCCGAGTACGCGCCAGACAACCAGCGCGGCTTTTGCGGCAGCTTTCTGGAAGTCGGCACGCTGGGCGGGTTTTCGCTGGGTGCGCTCCTGATGCTGGGATTCTCGCTTCTGCTGGGCGACGCGGCGATGCATGACTGGGGGTGGCGTCTGCCGTTCCTGGTGGCGGCGCCCATGGGGCTCGTCGGGCTATATCTGCGCTCGAAAATGGATGACACGCCGATCTTCAACGAGGTTGTCAGCGCGGGGGTGCAGGAAAAGCGGATGACCACCGAACTGTGGCATCTGATCTCGACCTATCGCAAGCCGCTGCTGGCGCTGGGCGGCCTCGTCATCGCCCTCAATGTCGTCAATTATACGCTGCTGAGTTATATGCCCACCTACCTGGCCAGACGGCTCGGTCTCTCGGCCGAGGCGGCGCTGGTCGTCCCCATTGTCGGCATGCTGTTCATGATGATGTTCCTGCCCGTGGCGGGGCGTCTGTCGGACAGGATCGGGCGCAAGCCGATGTGGTGGGGGTCCCTGGCCGGACTGTTCATCCTTGCCATTCCGCTTTACCACCTGATGACGCTTGGGCTTGTCGGCGCTGTGGCCGGCTTCGCGCTGCTCGGCCTGCTTTATGTGCCGCAGCTTGCGACCATATCGGCGACGTTTCCGGCCATGTTCCCTACCCATGTGCGGTTCGCAGGCTTCGCCATCGCGTATAATATCTCGACGTCGGTGTTCGGCGGTACGGCCCCGGCGGTGAATGCCTGGCTGATTACGCTCACGGGCGACGTGCTGGTTCCCGCCTATATGATGATGGCCGCCTGCGCCATCGGTGGCGTCGCCTTGCTGTTTGTCGTCGAGACAGCGGGGCAATCGCTCAGGGGCACGGGGATTCCCGGTACCGCTTCAGGGGGAATGAAACCGTCTGATCCACTGCCCGGCGGTATCCCGGTTCAGCCAGGCGGAGGCGCCGGAACGCCCTGA
- the thpD gene encoding ectoine hydroxylase yields the protein MRDDYPSRRSARPELMPRLDPVVHSDWEAGAPLSQADVKRFDADGYLVLENLFTADEVTALQAETARILGDPGDLDPATVIREPDADEIRSVFRIHEQSALISRLAADERLAGVARFLLDDDVYVHQSRLNYKPGFQGKEFYWHSDFETWHVEDGMPRMRALSMSVLLAENTPNNGPLMLIPGSHRHFLTCVGETPPDHYLSSLRRQEYGVPDDDSLAELAHTHGIAAPIGAPGTVIMFDCNTMHGSNSNITPWPRANAFIVYNAVSNRLVEPFGAPAPRPDFLAARKVNPIRVENGPLKKSRS from the coding sequence ATGCGTGACGACTATCCTTCCCGCCGATCGGCACGCCCCGAATTGATGCCTCGCCTCGACCCCGTTGTGCACAGCGATTGGGAGGCCGGCGCGCCGTTGAGCCAGGCAGATGTCAAACGGTTCGATGCCGACGGTTATCTTGTGCTCGAGAACCTGTTCACCGCCGACGAAGTGACGGCATTGCAAGCCGAAACGGCGCGCATTCTCGGCGATCCGGGCGATCTTGACCCGGCGACCGTGATCCGTGAGCCCGATGCCGACGAGATTCGCTCGGTGTTCCGGATCCACGAGCAGAGTGCGCTGATCTCCAGGCTTGCCGCCGACGAACGCCTCGCTGGCGTGGCGCGCTTTCTGCTTGATGACGACGTCTACGTCCATCAGTCCAGGTTGAATTACAAGCCCGGCTTTCAGGGCAAGGAATTCTACTGGCATTCGGATTTCGAAACCTGGCATGTCGAGGACGGCATGCCCAGGATGCGGGCATTGTCCATGTCGGTGCTGCTGGCCGAGAATACGCCCAACAATGGACCGCTGATGCTCATACCTGGGTCGCACCGTCACTTCCTGACCTGTGTCGGCGAAACCCCGCCCGACCACTACCTGTCTTCGCTCAGGCGGCAGGAATATGGCGTGCCGGACGACGACAGCCTGGCCGAGTTGGCCCATACCCACGGTATTGCCGCCCCCATCGGCGCGCCAGGGACAGTCATCATGTTCGACTGCAACACCATGCACGGCTCGAACAGCAACATCACACCCTGGCCGCGGGCAAATGCGTTCATCGTCTATAACGCGGTTTCCAACCGTCTGGTCGAGCCGTTCGGTGCGCCCGCACCCCGGCCGGACTTTCTTGCCGCCCGCAAGGTAAACCCGATCCGTGTCGAAAATGGTCCACTGAAGAAAAGCCGCTCATGA
- a CDS encoding ectoine synthase gives MIVRHLDVIRDSNRNVVTDDWESARMLLKDEGMGFSFHITTLYAGKELRMHYKNHLESVYVLQGEGTIEDLATGEIHDLRPGMLYALNEHDRHVVRPKTDIITACVFNPPVTGREVHDETGAYPLPEKELAESQ, from the coding sequence ATGATCGTTCGCCATCTCGACGTGATCCGCGACTCAAACCGGAACGTGGTCACCGATGATTGGGAAAGCGCCCGCATGCTCCTCAAGGACGAGGGCATGGGCTTTTCCTTTCACATCACGACCCTGTATGCCGGCAAGGAGCTGCGCATGCATTACAAGAACCACCTGGAGTCCGTTTACGTGTTGCAGGGCGAAGGCACCATCGAGGATCTCGCGACCGGCGAGATTCACGACCTTCGTCCCGGCATGCTCTACGCGCTGAATGAGCATGACCGCCATGTCGTTCGACCAAAGACCGACATCATCACGGCATGCGTATTCAATCCGCCGGTCACCGGACGAGAAGTTCACGACGAAACCGGCGCCTATCCACTTCCTGAAAAGGAGCTGGCGGAGAGCCAGTAA
- the ectB gene encoding diaminobutyrate--2-oxoglutarate transaminase — MTSQPRPTRNAPNLAIYERMESEVRSYSRSMPRQFGRAEGVWMYDDAGGRYLDFLSGCSTLNYGHNHPVLKQALIDYISGDGITHSLDLHTEAKAELLEAFENLILKPRGLDYRMMFTGPTGTNAVEAALKLARKVTGRQQVIAFTNGFHGMTLGALACTGNAGKRGGAGVPLTHVSHEPFDGYFGDGIDTAKMLDRRLADPSSGLDAPAAILVETVQGEGGLNAASPEWLRSIAAIAKRHGALLIVDDIQAGCGRTGGFFSFEGMGFTPDIVTMAKSLSGMGLPFALTLFRPELDLWMPGEHNGTFRGNNHAFVTATAALRHFWTEDLFALDVARRGEQLARRLTTMAEEHNLAVLGRGMMRGLDVGSGEVAAQITQAAFKKGLIIETSGPNDEVIKVLAPLVITEELLDSGLDILETSVREALSPTLVAAAQ, encoded by the coding sequence ATGACCAGTCAGCCAAGGCCGACCAGGAATGCACCCAATTTGGCCATCTACGAGCGGATGGAATCCGAGGTGCGCAGCTATTCCCGTTCCATGCCGCGCCAGTTCGGCCGCGCCGAGGGCGTATGGATGTACGATGATGCGGGCGGACGATACCTCGATTTTCTGTCGGGCTGCTCGACCCTGAACTATGGCCACAACCACCCGGTCCTCAAGCAGGCGCTTATCGACTATATTTCCGGTGACGGGATCACCCACAGTCTCGATCTTCATACCGAAGCGAAGGCCGAGCTACTCGAAGCGTTCGAGAACCTGATTCTCAAGCCGCGCGGCCTGGACTACCGGATGATGTTCACGGGCCCCACGGGCACCAATGCCGTCGAGGCCGCGCTCAAGCTGGCGCGGAAGGTCACCGGCCGCCAGCAGGTGATCGCCTTCACCAACGGCTTTCACGGCATGACGCTCGGCGCGCTCGCGTGCACCGGCAATGCCGGCAAGCGGGGCGGGGCGGGTGTTCCTCTCACCCATGTGAGCCATGAACCCTTCGACGGATATTTCGGCGATGGCATCGATACCGCCAAGATGCTCGATCGCCGGCTTGCCGATCCGTCCAGCGGTCTGGATGCGCCGGCGGCCATCCTGGTCGAGACGGTTCAGGGCGAGGGCGGCCTCAACGCCGCGTCCCCGGAATGGCTGCGCAGCATTGCCGCGATCGCCAAGCGCCATGGCGCATTGCTGATCGTCGACGACATCCAGGCCGGTTGCGGCCGCACCGGCGGCTTCTTCAGTTTCGAGGGAATGGGCTTCACGCCGGATATCGTGACGATGGCGAAGTCGCTGTCGGGCATGGGGCTGCCTTTTGCGCTCACGCTGTTCAGGCCGGAACTGGATCTGTGGATGCCGGGTGAGCACAACGGCACCTTCCGTGGCAACAATCACGCCTTCGTCACGGCGACGGCGGCGTTGCGGCACTTCTGGACGGAAGATCTGTTCGCCCTTGACGTCGCGCGCCGGGGTGAGCAACTGGCCAGGCGTCTCACCACCATGGCCGAGGAACACAACCTCGCGGTTCTGGGACGCGGCATGATGCGCGGCCTCGACGTCGGCTCGGGCGAAGTTGCGGCCCAGATCACTCAGGCCGCTTTCAAGAAGGGCCTGATCATCGAGACCAGCGGACCCAATGACGAAGTGATCAAGGTGCTGGCGCCGCTCGTCATCACCGAAGAACTCCTCGATTCCGGCCTTGATATCCTGGAGACGAGTGTCCGTGAGGCGCTGTCGCCGACCCTGGTCGCGGCCGCCCAGTAA
- the ectA gene encoding diaminobutyrate acetyltransferase, whose amino-acid sequence MLTEDDERNTTFRRNVTSEEDRITTPILFRSPQSADGPAVSALIERCPPLDTNSTYCNLLQCTHFADTCVLAQADGEIVGWISAYRPPSAPEQIFVWQVAVDARARGIGLASRMLSELIKRPAVRNATMLTTTITEANDASWALFGAFASRIGAPVNKCPLFEKDTHFAGLHDTEFLVSIGPFEPPATAAKELS is encoded by the coding sequence ATTTTAACTGAAGACGACGAACGGAATACTACATTCCGGCGTAACGTCACGTCGGAAGAGGATCGGATCACCACGCCGATCCTGTTTCGCAGTCCGCAGTCCGCGGACGGTCCGGCGGTTTCTGCGCTGATCGAGCGCTGCCCGCCTCTGGATACCAATTCGACCTACTGCAATCTGCTGCAGTGCACGCACTTCGCCGATACCTGTGTGCTCGCGCAAGCCGACGGTGAGATCGTTGGCTGGATTTCCGCCTACCGTCCACCATCCGCGCCGGAGCAGATCTTTGTTTGGCAGGTAGCTGTCGACGCCCGGGCACGGGGAATCGGACTTGCCAGCCGCATGTTGTCGGAACTGATAAAGCGGCCAGCCGTTCGTAACGCGACCATGCTGACGACAACAATCACCGAGGCCAATGACGCCTCCTGGGCCCTGTTTGGCGCTTTCGCGAGCCGAATTGGTGCCCCTGTCAACAAGTGTCCGCTGTTCGAGAAGGACACCCATTTCGCCGGTTTGCACGACACGGAGTTCCTTGTGTCCATCGGGCCGTTCGAGCCGCCGGCAACAGCCGCAAAGGAGTTATCATGA
- a CDS encoding MarR family transcriptional regulator, protein MTDQITNGALRAIRRILRAAEQGGRRLAATTGLTPSQLLVLQQIEKTGVTTPSVIAATLHFGQATVTNIVDRLEAAGLVTRSRGERDKRQILLRPTAAAGQLVNRAPDLLQERFTDRFESLPAWEQAMILAALEKLALLLDAGDMDVAPLLDAGPIDRPAD, encoded by the coding sequence ATGACGGACCAGATCACCAATGGCGCGCTACGGGCGATTCGGCGCATCCTGCGTGCGGCGGAACAGGGCGGGCGCCGGCTTGCCGCAACCACCGGGCTGACGCCGTCACAGCTTCTGGTGCTGCAGCAGATCGAGAAGACCGGCGTGACGACTCCGAGCGTCATCGCCGCCACGCTCCATTTCGGCCAGGCGACGGTCACCAACATCGTCGACCGTCTCGAAGCCGCGGGTCTGGTGACCAGAAGCAGGGGCGAGCGGGACAAGCGCCAGATCCTGCTGCGCCCGACGGCAGCCGCGGGACAGTTGGTCAACCGGGCGCCCGATCTCCTGCAGGAGCGGTTCACGGACCGTTTCGAATCACTTCCCGCATGGGAGCAGGCGATGATCCTCGCCGCGCTGGAAAAGCTGGCACTGCTGCTGGACGCGGGCGACATGGACGTCGCCCCGCTGCTGGACGCCGGCCCGATCGACCGGCCCGCCGACTAG
- a CDS encoding TonB family protein, whose protein sequence is MRILVCAMATVLFFQSGGGAAAASRDVQYGPAAEWVFVPPTPTVTTPPEGAPVQVSYSDTQIRLDFDEQQTYSAQRVKILTPEGLALGNLALAWDPSTEDITIHSLKVSRGNRTIDVLTTTKFQVIQREDRLDYAMLDGQLTATMQIPGLQIGDEFEFAVTIRRRDPLFGDRPSGFAQMPVVTMPGAYRARFTWPAERTLHWQVSPDMKEETPVERDGWNQLTYEIRDPKLAHATDGAPWRFNVRRLIEYSSFTDWSGVSSVLWPLFDKAATLASDSPVRAEAARIAATTADPAARAEAALALVQDRIRYVYVGLDGGNYRPASADETWVRRFGDCKAKTALLLALLGELGIAGEAVLIPAIGGDGIDERLPTQVVFDHVLVRATIAGRAYWLDGTHIGERLATLPPPTFRWVLPLRSGDVSLEAVPPEAPALPDVIQVLDVDARAGFDAPAKVAAEHILRGEGVVGLKTRLSAMAPEDAERAQDAFWRQAIAWAEPVTTAWRYDEGQGIVVLSMSGEGRLFWQGDALQGRTLEIFDAGFVAPTPLRRPKSQDQTAPWVTDFPAYKCWVTTMRLPPEAGRWRWSYDAAPIDQRLGGIAYWRRASLQDGVMRTVMSKRTLVPEISPTEAQALNDSLPRFDKYASRVIQVDGGSRQSSTAVSIGRINPGGEQAAIDWTSPAAPCAAPDGRDMASDTAPLPAVQAAEVAETEPVPASQAKSDDDVTTPPEQDPDYPVTQPYYPRQAVMESQEGAVILHFTVRRDGSVDPESIGVDESSGYPLLDVAAISEAATWRFKPARKKGKPVASPHQFKVVFALRRLQQIDFGVPETPSILSETYEDSGSPSADPARPITQPPYPNDALIAGQEGEVILQFIVEADGFVDPNSIVVKQSSGYPSLDKAAVSEAAVNWRFQPAMLNGTPVSAPHRFRVVFEISRPSQEE, encoded by the coding sequence ATGCGCATATTGGTCTGCGCCATGGCGACGGTGCTGTTTTTCCAGTCTGGCGGCGGTGCGGCCGCCGCTTCCCGGGACGTGCAATACGGTCCTGCGGCCGAATGGGTATTTGTCCCGCCCACGCCGACAGTAACCACCCCGCCGGAAGGTGCTCCGGTTCAGGTGTCATATTCGGACACGCAGATCCGGCTGGATTTCGACGAACAGCAAACATATTCCGCGCAGCGGGTGAAGATTTTGACGCCGGAGGGCCTGGCACTTGGCAACCTTGCCCTAGCCTGGGACCCGTCCACGGAAGACATCACGATACATAGCCTAAAGGTCTCGCGCGGGAACCGTACGATCGACGTTCTGACGACGACGAAGTTTCAGGTCATCCAGCGAGAGGACCGGCTCGATTATGCCATGCTGGACGGGCAGCTCACCGCCACCATGCAGATTCCTGGACTTCAGATTGGAGATGAATTCGAATTCGCGGTGACCATCAGGCGGCGCGACCCACTTTTCGGGGATCGGCCCAGCGGCTTTGCACAGATGCCGGTGGTCACGATGCCAGGAGCATATCGTGCCCGCTTCACGTGGCCGGCTGAAAGGACCCTGCATTGGCAGGTGTCGCCGGACATGAAAGAGGAGACGCCGGTCGAGCGCGATGGCTGGAACCAACTGACCTACGAAATCCGCGATCCGAAACTGGCCCATGCCACCGACGGCGCACCCTGGCGCTTTAACGTGCGCCGCCTGATCGAATATTCCAGTTTCACCGATTGGTCCGGTGTTTCCAGCGTGCTATGGCCGCTTTTCGACAAGGCGGCCACGCTCGCTTCGGACTCGCCGGTCCGCGCCGAGGCCGCCAGGATCGCTGCTACGACCGCCGATCCCGCTGCCCGCGCCGAGGCGGCGCTGGCGCTGGTGCAGGACCGCATTCGATATGTTTATGTGGGACTGGACGGCGGAAATTATCGGCCTGCCAGTGCCGACGAGACCTGGGTCCGGCGCTTTGGTGACTGCAAGGCGAAGACAGCTCTTTTGCTGGCGCTGCTGGGGGAATTGGGCATCGCTGGAGAGGCCGTCCTTATCCCTGCCATTGGCGGCGACGGTATTGACGAGCGGCTGCCGACGCAGGTGGTATTCGATCATGTGCTGGTCCGCGCAACAATAGCTGGGCGCGCTTACTGGCTCGACGGGACACATATCGGCGAGCGCCTTGCGACCTTGCCCCCGCCAACATTCCGCTGGGTGTTACCGCTAAGGTCAGGCGATGTGAGCCTTGAGGCAGTGCCCCCGGAAGCACCCGCGCTGCCTGACGTCATCCAGGTGCTGGATGTCGACGCACGGGCCGGCTTCGATGCGCCCGCCAAGGTCGCCGCAGAACATATCCTGCGGGGTGAAGGCGTGGTGGGGCTGAAAACCCGGCTCTCGGCCATGGCACCCGAGGATGCCGAACGAGCTCAGGATGCGTTCTGGCGGCAGGCCATTGCATGGGCCGAGCCGGTCACCACCGCCTGGCGCTATGACGAGGGGCAGGGAATCGTGGTTCTTAGCATGAGCGGCGAGGGCAGGCTGTTCTGGCAGGGAGATGCCCTGCAGGGACGGACACTGGAGATTTTCGATGCCGGCTTCGTAGCACCGACGCCGCTTCGCCGGCCGAAGAGCCAGGACCAGACGGCGCCCTGGGTAACGGACTTTCCAGCCTACAAATGCTGGGTGACGACCATGAGGCTGCCGCCGGAAGCGGGACGATGGCGCTGGAGCTACGATGCCGCGCCCATCGACCAACGTCTCGGCGGCATCGCCTATTGGCGTAGGGCAAGCCTACAAGACGGCGTCATGCGTACCGTCATGAGCAAGCGCACCCTCGTTCCGGAAATATCGCCAACCGAGGCGCAGGCGCTCAACGATAGCCTGCCTAGGTTCGACAAATATGCCTCCCGCGTGATCCAAGTCGACGGGGGAAGCCGGCAGTCCAGTACCGCAGTATCGATTGGCCGCATCAACCCAGGCGGCGAACAGGCTGCGATCGACTGGACAAGTCCGGCGGCGCCATGCGCCGCGCCCGATGGGCGGGATATGGCGTCCGATACTGCCCCGCTACCGGCTGTGCAGGCAGCCGAGGTAGCCGAGACAGAGCCCGTACCTGCGTCACAGGCCAAGAGTGATGACGACGTCACGACACCGCCGGAGCAAGATCCCGACTATCCCGTGACACAGCCTTATTATCCACGACAGGCGGTGATGGAGTCGCAGGAAGGTGCGGTCATCCTGCATTTCACGGTCAGGAGGGATGGTTCCGTTGATCCGGAGAGCATCGGCGTGGATGAAAGCAGCGGATATCCCCTGCTGGACGTCGCCGCCATATCAGAGGCGGCGACATGGCGGTTCAAACCCGCGAGAAAAAAAGGCAAGCCGGTAGCCAGTCCGCACCAGTTCAAAGTGGTGTTCGCATTGCGCCGGCTGCAGCAGATCGACTTTGGGGTCCCGGAGACGCCAAGTATTCTAAGCGAAACCTATGAGGACTCTGGCAGTCCGTCGGCGGATCCAGCACGGCCGATAACCCAACCACCTTACCCGAATGATGCGCTCATTGCGGGCCAGGAAGGTGAGGTGATCCTGCAGTTCATCGTCGAGGCGGACGGCTTCGTCGATCCGAACAGCATTGTGGTCAAGCAGAGCAGCGGATACCCGTCTCTCGACAAGGCGGCCGTATCCGAAGCCGCTGTAAACTGGCGGTTCCAGCCCGCCATGCTTAATGGCACGCCGGTCAGCGCGCCTCACAGATTCCGGGTTGTCTTTGAAATCAGCCGGCCGTCGCAGGAGGAATAG
- a CDS encoding 3-(methylthio)propionyl-CoA ligase: protein MFGQMQDVPLLVSSLIEYAEKFHAEQEIVTRTLQGPIHRYTYADAGRRSRQLAKALVALGVEEGDRIGTLAWNTYRHLEAWYGITGMGAVTHTLNPRLFAEQLSYIIHHAENRFIVLDPTFTGMIEGILDQIPTVEGFIILADRADMPETSLPNVICYEDLLAAQDDGYQWPQLDERAAAAMCYTSGTTGNPKGVVYSNRSCVLHAMAAALPDVMGCSSRTTIMPVVPLFHANGWGIAHFAPMTGAKIVMPGKEMDGASIYQLLNDEKVSLTAAVPTVWLMLLRHLQEHDLDLPYLDRVVIGGSAAPRSMIETFETKYGVSVNHLWGMTEINPIGSVGAPKAAMDGMDYQDQLDLKMKQGRAMWGVDLKITDDEGNRQPWNGEAAGHLMVRGPWVVSEYYKGEGGVILDDEGFFDTGDIANIDRYGYVQLTDRAKDVIKSGGEWISSIDIENTAVGHPGIAEAAVIGIHHPKWDERPLLVCVRAADSGVGKQDMLDFMAGKIAKWWMPDDVVFVEELPHTATGKLLKIKLREQFKGYKLPTY from the coding sequence ATGTTCGGACAGATGCAGGATGTTCCCCTGCTGGTTTCTTCCTTGATCGAATATGCGGAAAAGTTTCACGCCGAGCAGGAAATCGTCACCCGCACCCTGCAGGGGCCGATTCACCGCTATACCTACGCCGATGCCGGGCGCCGGTCGCGCCAGCTTGCCAAGGCGCTGGTCGCGCTGGGCGTGGAAGAGGGCGACCGCATCGGGACGCTGGCCTGGAATACCTACCGGCACCTGGAAGCGTGGTACGGCATCACCGGCATGGGAGCGGTAACCCACACGCTCAATCCGCGCCTGTTCGCCGAGCAGCTCTCCTACATCATCCACCACGCCGAGAACCGGTTCATCGTGCTCGATCCGACCTTCACCGGCATGATCGAGGGCATCCTCGACCAGATTCCGACCGTGGAAGGTTTCATCATTCTTGCCGACCGGGCGGACATGCCGGAAACCAGCCTGCCCAATGTCATCTGCTACGAGGATTTGCTGGCTGCCCAGGATGACGGCTACCAGTGGCCACAGCTCGACGAGCGGGCGGCGGCGGCCATGTGCTACACCTCGGGCACGACAGGCAATCCCAAGGGCGTGGTGTATTCCAACCGCTCCTGCGTGCTGCACGCCATGGCGGCGGCGCTGCCGGATGTGATGGGGTGCAGCTCGCGGACGACGATCATGCCTGTGGTGCCGTTGTTCCATGCCAATGGCTGGGGCATCGCCCATTTCGCGCCGATGACGGGCGCCAAGATCGTCATGCCCGGCAAGGAGATGGACGGCGCCAGCATCTATCAGCTCCTGAACGACGAGAAGGTGAGCCTCACCGCCGCCGTGCCAACGGTCTGGCTGATGCTGCTGCGCCATTTGCAGGAGCACGATCTGGACCTGCCCTATCTCGACCGCGTGGTGATCGGCGGCTCGGCGGCGCCCCGGTCCATGATCGAGACCTTCGAGACCAAGTACGGCGTCTCGGTGAACCATCTTTGGGGCATGACCGAGATCAATCCCATCGGGTCCGTCGGCGCGCCCAAGGCGGCCATGGACGGCATGGACTATCAGGATCAGCTCGACCTGAAGATGAAGCAGGGCCGCGCCATGTGGGGCGTCGACCTGAAGATCACCGACGACGAGGGCAACCGCCAGCCCTGGAACGGCGAGGCCGCCGGCCACCTGATGGTGCGCGGGCCGTGGGTTGTCAGCGAGTATTACAAGGGCGAGGGCGGCGTGATTCTCGACGACGAAGGCTTCTTCGACACCGGCGACATCGCCAACATCGACCGATACGGCTATGTCCAGCTGACCGACCGGGCCAAGGACGTGATCAAGTCGGGCGGCGAGTGGATCAGTTCCATCGACATCGAGAACACCGCCGTCGGCCATCCGGGCATCGCTGAGGCAGCGGTGATCGGAATCCATCACCCGAAATGGGACGAGCGTCCGCTGCTGGTCTGCGTCCGGGCGGCAGACTCGGGCGTGGGCAAACAGGACATGCTGGATTTCATGGCCGGCAAGATCGCCAAGTGGTGGATGCCCGACGATGTGGTGTTCGTTGAGGAACTGCCTCACACCGCCACCGGCAAGCTGCTGAAGATCAAGTTGCGCGAGCAATTCAAGGGCTACAAACTGCCGACATATTGA